In a genomic window of Arvicanthis niloticus isolate mArvNil1 chromosome 8, mArvNil1.pat.X, whole genome shotgun sequence:
- the LOC117713382 gene encoding putative vomeronasal receptor-like protein 4 has product MKWNIIIQAIVFVSLAGPGILGNTLIFVRHIYVPALRTEKKPVNIILIHLAFSNMIIICSTGIKDIATMFYFRNFLGDIGCKAVVYLARMSRGLSICTTCLLSVVQAGTISPRITLWTKLKPQTACQVLPFLLVFWIVNVLISSNLLSYIKAGSGLNKSVAIMYIGHCYMLQSRHIIKWLFLCLMTLRDVIFQSLMGWSSGSMALHLYKHHKRVLYLYSSRFAKNSPPEIRATWSVLTLMTCFLFFYWVDFILSFYKGFMVMHDSILLNIKTFLELGYASFSPYVLISRDIRIPHVLHIC; this is encoded by the coding sequence ATGAAGTGGAATATCATTATACAGGCAATAGTCTTTGTTTCTCTTGCTGGAcctggaattctgggaaataccTTAATATTTGTGAGACATATATACGTGCCTGCCTTGAGGACTGAGAAAAAGCCTGTCAACATTATTCTCATCCACTTGGCATTTTCTAATATGATCATTATTTGTAGCACAGGGATCAAAGATATAGCCACaatgttttatttcagaaacTTCTTAGGAGATATTGGCTGTAAAGCTGTGGTTTATCTGGCAAGAATGTCACGGGGCCTTTCCATCTGTACCACTTGTCTCCTCAGCGTGGTCCAGGCTGGCACCATCAGTCCCAGGATCACCCTTTGGACAAAGCTCAAGCCACAAACAGCATGCCaagttcttccctttctccttgtcttttgGATTGTCAATGTTCTCATAAGCTCCAACTTGCTCTCCTACATCAAAGCAGGCAGTGGCTTGAACAAGTCTGTGGCTATAATGTACATTGGCCACTGTTATATGCTCCAATCCAGACATATCATCAAGTGGCTTTTCCTCTGTCTCATGACTCTTCGTGATGTCATCTTTCAGAGTCTCATGGGCTGGAGCAGTGGATCCATGGCTCTCCATCTGTATAAGCACCACAAGCGTGTCCTCTACCTTTACAGCTCCAGGTTTGCAAAGAACTCCCCTCCAGAAATCAGAGCTACATGGAGTGTTCTCACTCTTAtgacctgttttcttttcttctattgggTAGATTTTATTCTGTCCTTTTACAAAGGTTTCATGGTAATGCATGATTCTATTTTgctaaatattaaaacatttttagaacTTGGTTATGCTAGTTTTAGCCCCTATGTTCTGATTAGCAGAGACATACGCATTCCCCATGTCTTGCATATTTGCTGA